From a region of the Brevibacterium siliguriense genome:
- a CDS encoding CPBP family intramembrane glutamic endopeptidase, protein MNTQTHNQTGFAEATGSTAAITGAPTSAEATPEPPNSVEDVDAKGRPLAVVPARVPWLELGIFAVIAFGLAWLVCLPLWLSGKGLSDVVAVQLYGALMMFTPLIASIVASIVQRRRARARGEALASVPRCFGFWPLRPFGRVIWMTVAAFLGIMVLVVLGYFLSAAFGWFSLDLSGLSGFRAQVATLPGLDSVPIGLAVIGYLLVMVISAATGVIVTIGEEFGWRGWLLTSLRPLGAWPALLIIGVVWGLWHAPLILLGYNFNRPDISGLALMVGGCIMVGILFGWLRLRTGSVWPAVFAHAGLNGSAGMLMILFVNAGASNPDPALSMFLGVSGWIVSAIVVAVLMATGQFRRQPELGIKKAEPLAEDAPQPSAHAQTVCST, encoded by the coding sequence GTGAACACGCAGACGCACAATCAGACTGGATTCGCCGAGGCGACAGGATCGACCGCCGCGATTACCGGAGCCCCAACTTCCGCTGAGGCAACACCTGAGCCCCCGAATTCCGTCGAGGACGTCGACGCGAAAGGCCGCCCGCTCGCCGTCGTACCCGCCCGAGTCCCCTGGCTCGAGCTCGGCATCTTCGCCGTCATCGCTTTCGGTCTCGCATGGCTGGTCTGCCTGCCGCTGTGGTTGTCCGGCAAAGGTCTCAGCGACGTCGTCGCCGTCCAGCTCTACGGTGCGCTGATGATGTTCACCCCGCTTATCGCGAGCATCGTCGCCTCCATCGTCCAGCGCCGCCGCGCCCGTGCCAGGGGAGAAGCCCTGGCCAGCGTTCCCCGCTGCTTCGGGTTCTGGCCGTTGCGTCCTTTCGGCCGAGTCATCTGGATGACCGTTGCAGCCTTCTTGGGCATCATGGTTCTCGTGGTTCTGGGCTACTTCCTCAGCGCTGCCTTCGGTTGGTTCAGCCTCGACCTCAGTGGGCTGTCCGGATTCAGAGCGCAGGTGGCCACGCTCCCCGGCTTGGACTCAGTGCCGATCGGGCTTGCCGTCATCGGCTACCTGCTGGTCATGGTCATCAGTGCTGCGACCGGCGTCATTGTCACCATCGGTGAGGAATTCGGCTGGCGCGGATGGCTGCTCACCAGCCTGCGCCCCTTAGGTGCCTGGCCCGCACTGCTCATCATCGGCGTCGTCTGGGGACTATGGCACGCACCACTCATTCTGCTCGGCTACAACTTCAACCGCCCCGACATCTCGGGACTCGCGCTCATGGTCGGCGGGTGCATCATGGTCGGCATCCTCTTCGGCTGGCTGCGCCTGCGCACCGGATCAGTCTGGCCAGCGGTCTTCGCCCATGCCGGACTGAATGGCTCTGCCGGCATGCTGATGATCTTGTTCGTCAACGCCGGAGCTTCGAACCCTGATCCGGCACTCAGCATGTTCCTCGGAGTCTCCGGATGGATCGTCTCGGCAATCGTCGTCGCAGTTCTCATGGCCACCGGCCAATTCCGCAGGCAGCCCGAGTTGGGGATCAAGAAGGCTGAGCCTCTCGCCGAGGATGCTCCGCAGCCGAGTGCCCACGCGCAGACTGTCTGTTCGACGTAG
- a CDS encoding siderophore-interacting protein: MVNWQRGVMRLFRITNHEVVVTGVKDFTPNYRRIHFSGPELLVQLDEVFPTLWTRLWFPHPEKGDGHLSQRGYTFSAIDLDAGTFSLDFVLHGDLGDADPVDSDDIGPGARWAAHVRPGATIEAALTPARLDLPDDTAHLLLAGDLTALPAINSWCEAVPAEVTITVAITADPTEVPGLPQSEHPNATWHWMNQGSNAEAAPQLRTDRSVTDHLRGLDLDSAGLYVWAAGERSMVKEVRRFAKGDLGLGRSQQFSQFYWFADKPTG, encoded by the coding sequence ATGGTCAACTGGCAGCGCGGCGTGATGCGACTCTTCCGCATCACGAATCACGAAGTGGTCGTCACCGGGGTCAAGGACTTCACCCCGAACTACCGTCGGATCCACTTCTCCGGTCCCGAACTGCTGGTCCAGCTCGATGAGGTCTTCCCGACGCTGTGGACCCGACTGTGGTTCCCGCACCCGGAGAAGGGCGACGGCCACCTGAGCCAGCGCGGCTACACGTTCTCGGCCATCGACCTCGATGCCGGCACCTTCAGTCTCGACTTCGTGCTCCATGGCGATCTCGGAGACGCCGATCCGGTAGACTCGGACGACATCGGCCCCGGCGCCCGCTGGGCAGCCCATGTCCGCCCCGGTGCCACGATCGAAGCCGCCCTCACCCCGGCCCGCCTCGACCTGCCCGACGACACCGCCCACCTCCTCCTCGCAGGGGACCTCACCGCGCTCCCGGCCATCAATTCCTGGTGCGAAGCCGTCCCTGCCGAGGTCACGATCACCGTGGCGATCACCGCCGACCCGACCGAGGTGCCGGGGCTCCCGCAGTCCGAACACCCCAACGCGACGTGGCATTGGATGAACCAAGGTTCGAACGCCGAGGCGGCCCCGCAGCTTCGCACGGATCGATCCGTGACCGATCACCTGCGCGGACTCGACCTCGATAGCGCCGGACTGTACGTCTGGGCGGCGGGGGAGAGGAGCATGGTCAAAGAGGTCCGTCGCTTCGCCAAGGGCGATCTGGGGCTGGGGCGCTCGCAGCAGTTCTCCCAGTTCTACTGGTTCGCGGACAAGCCCACGGGCTGA
- a CDS encoding APC family permease — translation MSDHLSGAQNPSGVHNSGGKRAGGHLSDSDHLAVLGYGDSFERSMSPWANFALGFTYLSPLVGVYSLLAVALSTGGPPSIWWIVIVACGQLLVALVFGEVVSQFPIAGGIYPWARRLWSKRYAWMAAWVYICALIVTITSVAEFGAGFLASLFGLELSRNTTLVLALALLVLALAINFSGTKWLARIARIGLFAELISVIGLGLFLLIFERKHSFSIFFDTMGTAGDGSYLPVFLGAAVAGLFLFYGFEACGDVAEEVSNPARGIPKAMLMTIFVGAVSALFSFGGYVLAAPNLEEIVAGEVADPIPAILAGSLGDVGAKIFLVVAVLAFISCVLSLQAAASRLIFSFARDGMMPGHKWLSKVTDGTKIPHNALIVACTAPALICVLIWFNDGILVAVTSFAILGIYLAFQMVVLGRCGRGCADGSRRARGRWAAGASSSTSRPWPMASSRWFCCRCRETRERSSPTGSCSSA, via the coding sequence ATGTCCGATCATCTCTCTGGCGCCCAAAACCCCTCGGGCGTTCACAACTCCGGCGGCAAACGAGCCGGTGGCCACCTCTCCGATTCCGACCACCTGGCCGTCCTCGGCTACGGCGACTCATTCGAGCGGTCGATGAGCCCCTGGGCGAATTTCGCCCTCGGCTTCACGTACCTCTCACCGCTCGTCGGCGTCTATTCGCTGCTGGCAGTGGCACTCTCGACCGGCGGACCACCGTCGATCTGGTGGATCGTCATCGTCGCTTGCGGTCAGCTGCTCGTGGCCCTCGTCTTCGGCGAGGTCGTCTCCCAGTTCCCCATCGCCGGTGGGATCTACCCGTGGGCCAGGCGCCTGTGGAGCAAGCGGTACGCGTGGATGGCCGCCTGGGTCTACATCTGCGCGCTCATCGTCACGATCACCTCGGTGGCCGAGTTCGGGGCCGGATTCCTCGCGAGCCTATTCGGACTCGAACTCAGCCGCAACACCACGCTCGTCCTCGCGCTCGCGCTGCTCGTGCTGGCGCTGGCGATCAACTTCTCAGGCACGAAGTGGCTGGCCCGCATCGCTCGCATCGGTCTCTTCGCCGAACTCATCAGCGTCATCGGGCTCGGACTCTTCCTGCTCATCTTCGAACGCAAACACAGCTTCTCCATCTTCTTCGACACCATGGGCACCGCCGGTGACGGCAGCTATCTTCCTGTGTTCCTGGGCGCCGCGGTTGCCGGACTCTTCCTCTTCTACGGATTCGAAGCCTGCGGCGACGTGGCCGAGGAAGTGTCGAATCCGGCTCGCGGGATCCCGAAGGCGATGCTCATGACGATCTTCGTCGGAGCTGTCTCGGCCCTGTTCTCCTTCGGCGGGTACGTGCTCGCTGCCCCGAACCTCGAGGAGATCGTCGCCGGTGAAGTCGCCGATCCGATTCCCGCGATCCTCGCCGGCAGCCTCGGCGATGTCGGGGCGAAGATCTTCCTCGTCGTCGCGGTCCTCGCGTTCATCTCCTGCGTACTCAGCCTGCAGGCCGCCGCATCGAGGCTGATCTTCAGCTTTGCCCGCGATGGCATGATGCCCGGTCACAAATGGCTGTCGAAAGTCACCGACGGGACGAAGATCCCGCACAATGCTCTCATCGTCGCCTGCACGGCACCCGCTCTGATCTGCGTGCTCATCTGGTTCAACGACGGCATCCTCGTCGCCGTGACCTCGTTCGCGATCCTCGGAATCTACCTCGCCTTCCAGATGGTCGTCCTCGGGCGCTGCGGCAGAGGGTGCGCGGATGGAAGCCGACGGGCCCGTGGTCGCTGGGCGGCTGGGGCATCATCGTCAACATCGCGGCCCTGGCCTATGGCATCTTCGCGATGGTTCTGCTGTCGCTGCCGGGAGACTCGGGAGCGTTCTTCGCCGACTGGATCGTGCTCATCGGCCTGA
- a CDS encoding DoxX family protein yields the protein MTFGPSLLQTAGRVFTAPIFISGGYSAVTDPAGKAAMAESTLDAIREYVPGLPDDNELLVRINGGVQILAGTTLLLGIKPRLSALALAGSLIPTTLAGHSFWEMEGGEAKAHQTQFSKNLAALGGLLLLIGAGENQKAIDKAAAKAAEKAAKKAEKRALKQA from the coding sequence ATGACCTTCGGACCTTCGCTGCTGCAGACCGCCGGACGTGTGTTCACCGCACCGATCTTCATCAGCGGCGGATACTCGGCCGTCACTGATCCGGCAGGCAAAGCAGCGATGGCCGAGTCGACTCTGGACGCTATCCGCGAATATGTGCCCGGGCTGCCCGACGACAACGAACTGCTCGTGCGCATCAACGGCGGCGTCCAGATCCTCGCCGGCACCACCTTGCTGCTGGGCATCAAGCCGCGGCTCTCGGCACTCGCTCTCGCCGGGTCCCTCATCCCGACCACCCTCGCCGGTCACTCCTTCTGGGAGATGGAAGGCGGAGAGGCGAAGGCCCACCAGACGCAGTTCTCGAAGAACCTCGCCGCGCTCGGCGGACTGCTGCTCCTCATCGGAGCCGGTGAGAACCAGAAGGCCATCGACAAAGCGGCTGCCAAGGCTGCTGAGAAAGCTGCGAAGAAGGCCGAGAAGCGCGCCCTCAAGCAGGCTTGA
- a CDS encoding MMPL family transporter, with translation MNSPLERTAHTLTSKRGSWLVLGGIVVLVALLFGLLSGAGEDRANETAPSGSESTQAQKILDKFPEADKQSVMVVASNEDGSELSTDVQAELKKLGGSLGDSVGDESTETVTGPILSDDNQAALLMVPITVGLTNSDTAETVDGLRAAIADDQTAQSLTGDGMSLLVTGGPAIGADIASAFDGADFTLLIVTIVIVALLLIITYRSPILWLLPLIVIGTADGLASTVTAAVGDGFDLQFDPGIISVLVFGAGANYALLFISRYREELRRFTDHRFALAEAWTHTATTILASNLTVVLSLLSLVFAIIPGTRGLGITAAIGLLISAAAVLFALPPVLAICGKTMFWPFIPKAEDTAPASAAKPSIWRTIATRVVRKPGFHLGAGIVILGVMATGFIGSSIGLDQTEKFRVQSESAQGLDVLADHFPPGESQPIWIVADTDQADDVVDSVSDMNGVVRASAIEDTTIDGASVTKIMVTGEYEPDSAKGLDLVEDIRGDVHAIDGADAQVGGAAATELDARDGNQTDFFTIVPMVLAISFIILLGILRAPVAAFTLLLVNVASSAAAIGLGAFLSRTIFGQSALDAQVPILAFLFLVALGIDYSIFLAHRAKKESVLHGGRQGMVEAVAHTGGVITSAGIVLAGVFAALGMLPLMVLGQLGLIVGVGVLVDTIIVRTVIVPSIFGVVGDRMWWPSKSITHFHDNAEAGAAGDTVDAAV, from the coding sequence ATGAACTCACCACTGGAGAGAACCGCACACACGCTGACATCGAAGCGCGGTTCGTGGCTCGTCCTCGGCGGGATCGTCGTCCTCGTCGCTCTGCTCTTCGGACTTCTGTCCGGGGCAGGGGAAGACCGAGCCAACGAAACCGCTCCGTCCGGCTCCGAATCGACTCAGGCACAGAAGATCCTCGACAAGTTTCCCGAGGCGGACAAGCAGTCCGTCATGGTCGTAGCTTCGAACGAGGACGGATCCGAACTCTCCACCGACGTCCAAGCCGAGCTGAAGAAGCTCGGCGGCTCGCTCGGCGATTCCGTCGGCGACGAATCCACGGAGACCGTCACCGGTCCGATCCTCAGCGACGACAATCAGGCCGCGCTGCTCATGGTGCCCATCACTGTGGGCCTGACGAACTCCGACACCGCTGAGACCGTCGACGGGCTGCGCGCCGCCATCGCCGATGACCAGACCGCACAGTCGCTCACAGGCGACGGCATGTCTCTGCTGGTCACCGGTGGCCCTGCGATCGGCGCCGACATCGCCTCGGCGTTCGACGGCGCGGACTTCACGCTGCTCATCGTCACCATCGTCATCGTCGCCCTGCTGCTCATCATCACCTACCGCTCGCCGATCCTGTGGCTGCTGCCGCTCATCGTCATCGGCACCGCCGACGGGCTCGCCTCGACCGTGACCGCAGCAGTCGGAGACGGGTTCGACCTGCAGTTCGACCCGGGGATCATCAGCGTCCTCGTCTTCGGCGCCGGCGCGAACTACGCACTGCTGTTCATCTCCCGCTACCGCGAGGAGCTGCGCCGCTTCACCGACCACCGCTTCGCGCTCGCCGAAGCCTGGACGCACACCGCAACGACAATTCTCGCGTCGAACCTCACCGTCGTCCTGTCCCTGCTCAGCCTTGTCTTCGCGATCATCCCCGGCACCCGCGGACTGGGCATCACCGCCGCCATCGGCCTGCTCATCTCCGCTGCCGCCGTCCTCTTCGCGCTGCCGCCCGTGCTCGCGATCTGCGGCAAAACGATGTTCTGGCCCTTCATCCCGAAGGCCGAAGACACCGCACCTGCGAGTGCGGCCAAGCCCTCGATCTGGCGGACCATCGCCACTCGGGTGGTGCGCAAACCGGGGTTCCACCTCGGCGCCGGGATCGTCATCCTCGGTGTCATGGCCACCGGTTTCATCGGATCCTCGATCGGGCTCGATCAGACCGAGAAGTTCCGGGTTCAGTCCGAGTCGGCACAGGGACTCGACGTCCTAGCCGACCACTTCCCGCCCGGTGAATCCCAACCGATCTGGATCGTCGCCGACACCGACCAGGCCGATGACGTCGTCGACTCGGTCAGCGATATGAACGGCGTCGTGCGCGCCTCGGCGATCGAGGACACGACAATCGACGGCGCTTCGGTCACGAAGATCATGGTCACCGGCGAGTACGAGCCCGACAGCGCGAAGGGACTCGACCTCGTCGAGGACATCCGCGGCGATGTCCATGCCATTGACGGAGCCGACGCTCAGGTGGGCGGGGCCGCGGCCACGGAGCTCGACGCCCGCGACGGCAACCAGACGGACTTCTTCACGATCGTCCCGATGGTCCTGGCGATCAGCTTCATCATCCTGCTCGGAATCCTCCGCGCCCCCGTCGCGGCGTTCACTCTGCTGCTCGTCAATGTGGCGTCCTCGGCTGCGGCGATCGGACTCGGGGCATTCCTGTCACGGACGATCTTCGGCCAGTCCGCCCTCGATGCGCAGGTGCCGATCCTCGCGTTCCTCTTCCTCGTGGCGCTCGGCATCGACTACTCGATCTTCCTCGCCCACCGGGCCAAGAAGGAATCCGTCCTGCACGGCGGACGCCAGGGCATGGTCGAGGCTGTCGCCCACACTGGTGGAGTCATCACGAGCGCCGGCATCGTCCTGGCCGGAGTGTTCGCGGCCCTGGGCATGCTGCCGCTCATGGTCCTCGGCCAGCTCGGCCTCATTGTCGGAGTCGGTGTGCTCGTCGACACGATCATCGTGCGCACCGTCATCGTGCCCTCGATCTTCGGAGTCGTGGGCGACAGGATGTGGTGGCCGAGCAAGTCGATCACGCACTTCCACGACAATGCGGAAGCCGGTGCGGCCGGCGACACGGTGGACGCCGCGGTCTGA
- a CDS encoding GrpB family protein: MTHSSADGSSEPEAADGVPADSMSASIADIVTFNDVKDPNLWVRPTAPSATIEIVDHDPAWADNFAEAGFVLTIREPAWYEHRMLKRLDPEPGQLGCNLHVFGPRCAEVARMRLFRDWLREHEDEREAYQSTKRTSAEESNAAGETVLGYNARKQDVVREIYHRIFEARGWV, from the coding sequence ATGACGCACTCGTCCGCCGATGGTTCCTCCGAGCCGGAGGCTGCGGACGGTGTGCCTGCCGATTCGATGTCAGCTTCGATTGCTGACATCGTCACCTTCAACGACGTCAAGGATCCGAACCTCTGGGTGCGGCCGACTGCTCCTTCGGCCACGATAGAGATAGTCGACCACGATCCCGCCTGGGCCGACAATTTCGCAGAGGCAGGATTCGTTCTCACCATCCGTGAGCCCGCCTGGTACGAACACCGGATGCTCAAACGACTCGATCCGGAACCCGGGCAGCTGGGCTGCAATCTCCATGTCTTCGGTCCCCGGTGTGCGGAAGTGGCGCGGATGCGGCTGTTTCGCGATTGGCTGCGGGAGCATGAGGACGAGCGTGAGGCTTACCAGTCGACGAAGCGCACTTCGGCCGAGGAATCGAACGCGGCCGGGGAGACGGTCTTGGGGTACAACGCCCGCAAGCAGGACGTTGTTCGCGAGATCTACCACCGCATCTTCGAAGCTCGAGGTTGGGTCTGA
- a CDS encoding isochorismatase family protein, translating into MAKALLIVDVQNDFTEGGALGVTGGDAVAEGISAHLAAHAGDYDAVIASRDWHDADNDNGGHFSDTPDFVDSWPVHCVADTEGAAFDPLLNTAAITHEVRKGQGKPDYSAFQGVTESGSRLGALLTDLTITEVDVVGIATDHCVRASVLDALNVGVKVRVLADLVAGVGEDSSAAALAEVRAAGADVA; encoded by the coding sequence ATGGCCAAGGCACTCCTCATCGTCGATGTCCAGAATGATTTCACCGAAGGCGGTGCGCTCGGTGTGACCGGCGGCGACGCTGTCGCCGAAGGCATCAGCGCCCACCTCGCCGCACACGCCGGTGACTATGACGCCGTCATCGCCTCCCGCGACTGGCACGATGCCGACAATGACAACGGCGGCCACTTCAGCGACACTCCGGACTTCGTCGACAGCTGGCCCGTCCACTGCGTCGCAGACACCGAGGGCGCAGCCTTCGACCCGCTCCTCAACACCGCGGCCATCACCCACGAGGTCCGCAAGGGCCAAGGCAAGCCCGACTATTCGGCCTTTCAGGGGGTCACCGAATCGGGGAGCCGTCTCGGCGCTCTTCTCACCGATCTCACCATCACCGAGGTGGACGTCGTCGGCATCGCCACCGACCATTGCGTACGTGCCTCCGTCCTCGATGCACTGAACGTAGGCGTCAAGGTGCGTGTCCTCGCCGACCTCGTCGCCGGGGTCGGGGAAGACTCGAGCGCGGCGGCTCTTGCGGAGGTCAGAGCCGCGGGTGCCGATGTGGCGTGA
- a CDS encoding response regulator: protein MSIRVILVDDHPVVRAGLKSVIDAPDHIAVIGEAGSGEEALTIVDELDPDVVLCDLRLGEGIDGIEVTKRLRARQNPPAVLILTTFDLDSEIIAAINAGASGYLLKDIDPGDISTAIEKAAKGETYMPPEISSKVFAAMRNPSPKLTRRERDVVRLLATGASNAQIAQELFVTEATVKSHLVNVFTKLGVDSRARAIRVAEDQGLV from the coding sequence ATGAGCATTCGAGTCATCCTCGTCGACGATCACCCGGTCGTGCGGGCAGGTCTGAAGTCCGTCATCGACGCTCCGGACCACATCGCCGTGATCGGCGAGGCCGGCAGCGGAGAGGAGGCGCTGACGATCGTCGACGAACTCGACCCCGACGTCGTCCTCTGCGACCTGCGGCTGGGGGAGGGGATCGACGGCATCGAGGTGACGAAGCGACTGCGGGCACGGCAGAACCCGCCGGCGGTGCTCATCCTCACAACCTTCGACCTCGATTCGGAGATCATCGCCGCGATCAACGCCGGGGCCTCGGGGTACCTGCTCAAGGACATCGACCCGGGGGACATCTCGACAGCGATCGAGAAGGCGGCGAAGGGGGAGACCTATATGCCCCCGGAGATCTCGTCGAAGGTCTTCGCCGCGATGCGCAATCCCAGCCCGAAGCTCACCCGGCGAGAACGTGACGTCGTCAGACTCTTGGCCACAGGGGCGTCGAACGCGCAGATCGCCCAGGAGCTCTTCGTCACCGAGGCGACGGTGAAGAGCCACCTCGTCAACGTGTTCACGAAGCTCGGGGTGGATTCGCGGGCCCGCGCCATCCGCGTCGCCGAGGACCAGGGGTTGGTGTAG
- a CDS encoding sensor histidine kinase, whose product MRARDHRFGRLSAEADLQEGGSVGARKWTERTMEVGQHAIALVLMLISCIRAVTTGAPMLAAIAVSIVFLAWYALGAVRAARSGALVLAKWWMIVLAAAWLCTLLVSAEFIWVAFLLWLLAGHLFSLRIAIVFTALTYIATIVAPLAHYGQVPTPSIIGSLIGAVFALGLSRGYIELLREGRRREELLRSLELAHQNLLDLQDELALTQRHAGEIQERTRVSRDIHDTIAQSISSIRLIAHAEAERTTDDHAGQVLAQVEDLAAQSSRDVRRIIAALAPAELEDGALTAAIRRLLTRLEDDSSIRGRLDVDETLPTLSAEVEVALLRTAQSALANVRQHSQATRVMVSLMDLDGAIRMDIVDDGVGMDDPHNRQRNPDSGFGLDFIGSRMRELGGELVIESSQGSGFAISATLPSQSQLHTRGEGLRITAEESGADSDRRLGEGEGTRSDWAGTDGSGRLGDGENNTGETHDPGEDA is encoded by the coding sequence ATGAGAGCACGGGATCACCGCTTCGGCCGCTTGTCCGCCGAGGCGGATCTGCAGGAAGGCGGCAGCGTGGGCGCACGCAAGTGGACGGAACGCACGATGGAGGTCGGTCAGCACGCCATCGCACTCGTCCTCATGCTCATCTCCTGCATCCGCGCCGTGACCACCGGGGCCCCGATGCTCGCGGCGATCGCCGTAAGCATCGTCTTCCTCGCCTGGTACGCACTCGGTGCCGTCCGTGCAGCTCGCTCCGGCGCACTGGTATTGGCGAAGTGGTGGATGATCGTCCTCGCCGCCGCCTGGCTGTGCACCTTGCTCGTCTCCGCCGAATTCATCTGGGTCGCTTTCCTCCTCTGGCTGCTCGCCGGCCATCTCTTCTCCCTGCGCATCGCCATCGTCTTCACCGCGCTCACCTATATCGCGACCATCGTCGCCCCGCTCGCGCACTATGGGCAGGTGCCGACCCCGAGCATCATCGGCTCCCTCATCGGCGCCGTGTTCGCCCTCGGGCTCTCTCGCGGCTATATCGAACTGCTGCGTGAGGGCCGCCGTCGGGAGGAGCTGCTGCGTTCCCTCGAACTCGCTCACCAGAATCTGCTCGACCTCCAGGATGAGCTCGCCCTCACTCAGCGCCACGCCGGTGAGATCCAGGAGCGGACCCGCGTCTCTCGCGACATCCACGACACGATCGCGCAGTCGATCTCGTCGATCCGCCTCATCGCCCACGCCGAGGCGGAGCGCACCACCGACGATCACGCCGGTCAGGTCCTCGCCCAGGTCGAGGACCTCGCCGCGCAGAGCTCCCGCGACGTCCGCCGCATCATCGCCGCACTCGCTCCGGCCGAGCTCGAGGATGGTGCGCTGACCGCAGCGATCCGACGCCTGCTCACCCGCCTCGAGGATGACAGCTCGATCCGCGGCCGCCTCGACGTCGATGAGACCCTGCCGACCCTGTCTGCCGAGGTTGAAGTAGCGCTGCTGCGAACCGCTCAGTCCGCGTTGGCCAACGTTCGGCAGCATTCGCAGGCCACTCGGGTGATGGTCAGCCTCATGGACCTCGACGGGGCGATCAGGATGGACATCGTCGATGACGGCGTCGGAATGGACGATCCTCACAATCGGCAGCGGAACCCCGATTCGGGATTCGGTCTCGACTTCATCGGCTCGAGGATGCGCGAACTCGGTGGTGAACTCGTCATCGAATCGAGTCAGGGATCCGGCTTCGCCATCTCCGCGACCCTGCCCAGCCAATCCCAGCTGCACACCCGGGGTGAGGGCCTCAGAATCACAGCCGAGGAATCGGGCGCGGATTCGGACCGCCGCCTCGGCGAGGGTGAGGGCACGCGCTCGGACTGGGCGGGCACGGATGGATCGGGCCGCCTCGGCGATGGTGAAAACAACACAGGTGAGACACACGATCCAGGAGAGGACGCATGA
- a CDS encoding GNAT family N-acetyltransferase, whose product MTNSPAPQFTVRPETSGDFGAIHALTAAAFGQVDEAELVDALRASGNGIGGLSFVGVLDGEVIAHAMLSRCFVGDVPGVCLAPCSVWPEHQRTGVGTAVIEALLAEAARTGEAFAVVLGHPEYYPRFGFTPASGFGITLHIEVPDEALMAMSLAGEVPAGALAFAPNSGSEPGLPIVPLAPFARGMHARPRATYCFARWVRIASATAMASPSGASDFRSGRAVNR is encoded by the coding sequence GTGACGAATTCTCCCGCCCCTCAGTTCACCGTCCGCCCTGAGACATCCGGTGACTTCGGTGCCATCCACGCGTTGACCGCGGCTGCCTTCGGCCAGGTTGACGAAGCCGAGCTCGTCGACGCGCTCCGCGCATCCGGCAATGGGATCGGAGGTCTGTCGTTCGTCGGCGTCCTCGATGGCGAGGTCATCGCCCACGCCATGCTCTCCCGGTGCTTCGTCGGCGACGTTCCCGGGGTCTGCCTCGCGCCCTGTTCTGTGTGGCCCGAGCATCAGCGTACCGGTGTCGGCACCGCCGTCATCGAGGCGCTCCTCGCCGAGGCGGCCCGCACCGGTGAGGCGTTCGCCGTCGTGCTCGGTCACCCCGAGTACTACCCGCGCTTCGGGTTCACTCCGGCTTCCGGATTCGGCATCACCCTGCACATCGAGGTTCCCGACGAGGCGCTCATGGCGATGTCGTTGGCCGGCGAGGTGCCCGCAGGAGCCCTGGCCTTCGCCCCGAATTCGGGGTCTGAGCCAGGGCTGCCCATAGTCCCCCTCGCTCCGTTCGCCAGAGGGATGCACGCCCGACCCCGCGCCACCTACTGCTTCGCGCGGTGGGTGCGGATCGCCTCGGCGACGGCGATGGCGTCACCTTCGGGGGCGTCGGATTTCCGATCTGGTCGTGCCGTGAACAGGTAG